The segment ACTCCCCACCTTCACCATCGCCTCCGCCCGCGACGACAGCTACGTGGGCAAGGAGGCGCTGAGCACCACGCGCACCGGCGTGGAATTGCTCGACCTGCCGCAGTCGGTGAAGGTGATCAACCGCGCGTTTCTCGACGATCTCAGTCCGGGGCTGCTCATCGATACGCTGAAATACGTCGGCGGCGGCCAGGCCGGAAACATCAACTTCGCCGACGACCGGTTCACGCTGCGCGGATTCGCCAGCCCGGCCGACATCGGCGACTTCGTCGACGGGTTTCGCGGCAAGACCGATTCGAACACCGAAAGCGCGATCATCGAGCGGCTGGAGATCATCAAAGGCCCTTCCGCCATCTTCGTGGCCAACGGCCCGGTCGGCGGTGTCATCAACAAGGTGATCAAGGGGCCGGTTTCGTATCACCTCGGCTCGCTCCGGCTGCAGACCGGGCTGTTCGACGCCCATCGCGCGGAGCTCGACCTCGGCGGCCCGATCACCGCCGACGGCAAATGGCTCTATCGCTTCGTCGCGGCCGGTCAGTATTCCAACGGCTGGTATGACCGCACCTACGCGCACCGGCTGGCGCTGGCGCCGTCGCTCGCCTACGTGTTCAGCGCCACCTCTCGGCTCACCGTCAAATACAACTATCTCCTCTACCGGTTTTCCTCCTACAACGGACTGCCGTTCGATGAGCGCACCGGCCGGATGCTCGCGCTCGAGCGGCAGCAACACTTCGGCGAAGCGGCACCGCTCAACGGGCGAAAGGACGTCGTCCATCGCGTCTTCGCCGAATACACCAACCGGCTGAACGAGCATCTCGCGCTGCGGCTCGCCGGTTTCGCCAACTACAACAACGCCGCGCGCATCGAATCGGTCAACGGCAGCTCGATCCCGGTGACGTTCGCGCCCGGCCAACTGATCCCCCGCAGCACCACCGCCCAGGATCGCCGGCACTATCGGTACCAGCTGCAGCTCGATACCGTCAGTACGTTCTCCACCGGGCCGCTCGCCCACCGGCTTCTCGTCGGCGGCGAACTCGCCGACGCGCCCGACATCGTCGCGAGTTTCGCGGGCACCAGTAGTCCGATCGATCCCGACCACCTCCATTTTCCCGGCATCGTCGCGGTCGACACCGCCGCGCCCAGCAGCTATCTCAAAACCAACAACCGGCAAGCCAAGGCGTTCGTGCTCGAGACCGTGAGCCTCGCCGAAGGCCGGCTGCAGCTCTCGGCCGGCGCCTCGCACGTGCGAGCCGGCACCTGGTCCGAAAACCGGCTCGCTCACACGACGACGCCCAAGCTCCGTCTCAACCAGGCGCTCCATCAATATGGCGTCGTGCTCAAACCCCGTCCCGGGCTCGCCGTGTTTTACGGCTACAACGAAAACTTCGCGCCGAATTTTCTGAACGGGCGCGTGCTGCCCAGCCAGCTGGGCCAGCAGCACGAGGTCGGCCTCAAGACCGACCTCTTCACCGGCCGGCTGCAGATGAATCTGGCCTGGTTCGACATCAGCCAGGCGAACGTGCCGGTCCTCTCTTTTCCGCAAACTACGCCGCCGACCTTCGTGCTCGTGCCCGGCCAGACGTCGCGCGGATTCGACGGCGACATCACGTTTCAGGCCGCTCGTAACCTTGATCTGATTTTCACCTTCGCCGACCTGAACGCCGACGCGCGCTCGCAGGCGAACTCCGCCGCGCCCGTGCTGATCAACCCCGTCAACAATGTCGCCGAGCGCACGCTGGGGCTGTGGGCGCGCTACAAATTCACGAACGACCGGCTCGACGGTCTCTCTCTCGGACTGGGGCTCAGCCACCTTTCGCGCCGCGCGATCACCAGCAACAACAACGCCGTGGTCTACGGGTGGCTCGATCCGTTCACGCTGGTGGATCTCGCGCTCGCCTACGAGCGCGGCGCGTTTCGCTACGCGCTGAACATCGACAACGTTTTCAACACCGAGTACGAGGCCAGCGTACGCAACCCGAGCATCCTCGTCCCGGGCATGGACACCAACCTGAAGGCGTCGGTTACGTGGAAGTTCTAGGGCCCGGCCTCCCAGGCCGCTGATTTTGTCATTGCTCCCGACGGCGCGCCCGCGGCAATCCGTCAGGCTCGTTTCCGATGCTGCGCCTTCACCTGCCACCCAATCTCGCCGCAGCCGCCGGCCGCAACGCGGTCGCGCTCAAGGTGGATCTCGATCTGCGCACGCCGCCGGCGCCGGAATTGCTGCCGATCCTGGCGCTGCTGCAACGCTGGTGCGGCACGCCCACGCCGCCGAAATTTTTGCAGCTCACCCGCGCCCAGCTCCGCGAACTGGCCGACGCCACCGGCGATCAGCCCGTATTCTGGGAAAACGGCCAGCCTACGACGTGGCAGCATGACGAATTCATCGTCGAACCCATCTCTCCCGTCGCTGATCTCCGCTCTTCGAGTTCCGATATCCACGCTCCAAACCCGAAACTCCAAACCCCAAACTCCAAACTCTCCGGCTCGGGTTCAGCCTCGCCGCCGATCACCGTCGATGGCTCCGAGCACTTTTTGGCGATGTCGCTGCCGTCGCGCGAGCACCCCGCCTACGCGGAGATCGCCGAGTTGCTGAAGTCGAACGGGTTTCTGCTCGAACCCTCGAACCGCAAGTGGTGGCTGCGCGATCGGCACAAAACGCTGAACTTCCTCGCCACGCATGGCGCACGGCTGCGGGAGGAGTTCGGCGCGCAGTTCACCGCCAATTTTCAAAAAAACACCGCGCGGATCCTGCCAGCCGAGATCACCTGCGAGGCCACGCCGGTCGGCGCCGACTTCAACGTCACGGTGGCGCTCCGCGCCGGCTCCGCCTCGGACGACGCGCTCCGCTCCGCGCTCACCGCGAGTCGCGGTTACGTGGAAGCCGACGGCAAGGTGTTCCTGCTCGATGCGGCGAAGGTGCGCCAGCTCGACGCGGCCCAGCATGCGCTCGCCGGCACGCCCGCCGGAGGCAGCATCACGCGGCGCACGCACCGGGTCACCGCCGCACGCGCCGCCGAGGCGGAGGGGCTCCTGGAAACCCTCTCGCCCGATTTCCAGCCGCCGGCCGAATGGCGGACGCGCAGCGAGGCGCTGCGCCAGCTCACCCGGCTCCAGCCGGCACCGTTGCCCGCGACGCTCGAGTCGCAGCTTCGCCCGTATCAGCGGCTCGGCGCCGCATGGCTGTGGCACCTCTACCGGCACGAACTCGGCGGCATTCTGGCGGACGAAATGGGCCTCGGCAAAACCCTACAGGCGCTCGCGCTCCTCACCGCCGTCAACCGCGCGGCTCCCACCGCTCGCACCTCGCTCGTCGTGTGCCCGGCGTCGCTGCTCGAAAACTGGCGCCGCGAATCCGCGCGTTTCGCCCCGAGCCTCCGCGTGTTTGTCCATCACGGCGCCCAGCGACTCGCCGAACCCGCCGCGTTCGCGCGGCACGATCTCGTGGTCACCTCCTACGGCACGCTGACCCGCGACTGGGAGCTGTTCACCAGGGTGCGGTTTGAAACGATCATCGCCGACGAAGCGCAGCACATCAAAAACCGCCGCTCGCAAAACGCCGCCGCACTCCGCTCGCTCTTGGCGCGCAGCCGTTTCCTGCTCACCGGTACGCCGCTGGAAAACTCGCTCGACGACCTTCGCTCGCTCTTCGAATTCCTGCTCCCGGGCTACGTCGATCCGCTGCCGCCCGGCGTCCGCGCCGACGAACGCGCCTGGTTCGACGAACGGCTCCGCGCCCGCGTCGCGCCTTATCTCTTGCGCCGCACCAAGTCCGCCGTGGCGCCCGAACTGCCCGCGAAACTGGAACAGATCCTCTGGTGCGAGCTCTCGCCCGCGCAGGCCAGTCTCTATCGCGCAACGCAGCAGCGGTTGGAGCGCGAGTTGTTCGATCTCGAAGCTGGCGGCGCGAGCGAAGCGAAGCTGCGTTTCGCCGCGCTCACGCAGCTGCTGCGCCTCCGCCAGATCTGCTGCGACCCGCGACTGGTCGAGTGGCATGGGCGTCCCGCCCATGATCACGGGCGAGACGCCCGTGCCACGCCTGACGCTCCGGGCCCTCAACTCTCAACCCTCAACTCTCAACTTTCCCTTCCGCCCCCAACCCTCAACGCTCAACCTTCCGCTCCGCTCTCGGCTCCGCCGCCCTTCCCCGACTCCGCCAAGCTCGATGCGTTTCGCGAACTGCTCGCCGAAGCCGTCGACGACGGGCACCGGGTGCTCGTGTTCTCGCAATTCACCTCGCTGCTCGCGCTCCTGCGCGAGGAGCTCGCCGTTCAGGAAACGGCGCACTGCTATCTGGATGGCTCGATGCCGCCCCGCGCGCGTCAGGCCGAGGTCGATCGGTTTCAAAACTCGCCCGACATCCCCGTTTTCCTCATCTCGCTCAAAGCCGGTGGCACCGGCCTGAATCTCACCGCGGCGGACACCGTCGTGCACTTCGATCCCTGGTGGAACCCCGCCGCCGAGGCGCAGGCGACCGATCGCGCGCACCGCATCGGCCAGAGCCGGATCGTCACCAGCTACAAGTTGATCGCCAGCGGCACCGTCGAGGAGAAGGTGCTCGCGCTGCAGGAGGAGAAACGCGCGTTGCTCGCCGGCGTGTTCGAAGCCAGCGACGCCGTCGCCGCCCAGCTCAGCCTCTCCGATCTGAAAGCGCTGCTGCACTGACGTCCGCCCCGCGCGGTTGACGGTCCTGCCTCGCCGGAAATTTTCCGCATCGAAATTCCCGCGGCGGCGTCTTTGCTCTCTCCGCCCCCTCTACCTTTCTGCATGAAGTCCCCTGGCCTTTCCCGTCGCGATTTCCTTAAAACCGCCTCGCTCGCCACCGCCGCACTTTCGCTGCCGCGTCTCGTCCGGGCCCAGACTCCGCCGCCCAGCGAGCAACTGACGATCGGCCTGATCGGCAACGGACTCATCTGCGGCCACCATTTCGGCGTGCTCACCGGTCGCGATGATTGCCGGATCGTCGCCGTCTGTGACGTCAACCTGCCGAAGGCGCGCACCATGCGCGATCGCGCGGAGAAACACTACGGCGCCAACGCCAAGAGCGGCCGCGCCCGCGGGATCGACGTTTACCAGCATCACGAGGACCTGCTCGCCCGCGACGACATCGACGTGGTGTTCGTCACCACGCCGGATCACTGGCACGCCGCGATCGCCGGCGCCGCGATGGTGGCCGGCAAGGACGTTTACTGCGAAAAGCCGCTGACGCTCACGGTGCCCGAAGGCCGCGCGCTCGTGAACATCGCCCGCCGCTACGGGCGCGTGCTCCAGACCGGCACCCAGCAACGCTCCAACGCCGCTTTCCGCAAGGCCGCCGAGATCGTCCGCAACCGGCTGATCGGCGACATCAAGTTGATCCGCACGCGGCTCGGCACCTTCCCGCCCGCGCTGCCGCTGCCGGAGCAGCCCGTGCCGGCCGAGTTCGACTACGATCGCTGGCTGGGGCCCACGCCGTGGCGTCCGTTCAACGAGAAGCGCGTGCTCGGCGACTACGGTGGCGGCTGGCGCTGCTTCACGGAATACGGCGGTCGCAAGAACGGCGACTGGGGTGCGCACCACTTCGACATCATCCAATGGGCGCTCGGCATGGATGCGTCCGGTCCGGTCGAATTTATTCCGCGCGGTTTTCAAGGCACGCCGCACCAGACGCACGTCTATGCGGACGGTGTTCGCGTCGAACGCGTCGACGAGGGCCTGAAAGCGATGATCGAGTTCCAAGGCACGCGTGGCACCGTCTGGGTCTCGCGCGACGACTATTTGGAAACCGATCCGCCCGAGCTCGCCACGCGCGCGCTCCGCGCCGAGGACCAGCACCTCTACGTCAGCGACAATCACCACACGGATTTTTTCAACTGCGTGCGCACTCGGCAGCGTCCGATCGCCGACGTCGAGATCGGTCACCGCAGCGCCACGGTCGGACACCTCAACAACATCGCGCAGCAACTCGCCCGCCCGGTCCGTTGGGATCCCGCCCGCGAGGAAATCATCGGCGATCCGGTCGCCAGCGCACTCCTCGATCGCTCCCGTCGCGCACCCTACGG is part of the Opitutus terrae PB90-1 genome and harbors:
- a CDS encoding TonB-dependent siderophore receptor, which gives rise to MTPSPFTHPRRPRPFRFGSAVILGWLLLLAAGLHAATAPHKHYEIPAGDAAQTLKQFVEQSGEQVIFLVDKVRGVTTRAVRGEFDARAALDRMLEGTELYVIQDEPSRALVVNRGARKPRPPPHPPPQPGPGARHERTPPGSTANAPPDEVVRLPTFTIASARDDSYVGKEALSTTRTGVELLDLPQSVKVINRAFLDDLSPGLLIDTLKYVGGGQAGNINFADDRFTLRGFASPADIGDFVDGFRGKTDSNTESAIIERLEIIKGPSAIFVANGPVGGVINKVIKGPVSYHLGSLRLQTGLFDAHRAELDLGGPITADGKWLYRFVAAGQYSNGWYDRTYAHRLALAPSLAYVFSATSRLTVKYNYLLYRFSSYNGLPFDERTGRMLALERQQHFGEAAPLNGRKDVVHRVFAEYTNRLNEHLALRLAGFANYNNAARIESVNGSSIPVTFAPGQLIPRSTTAQDRRHYRYQLQLDTVSTFSTGPLAHRLLVGGELADAPDIVASFAGTSSPIDPDHLHFPGIVAVDTAAPSSYLKTNNRQAKAFVLETVSLAEGRLQLSAGASHVRAGTWSENRLAHTTTPKLRLNQALHQYGVVLKPRPGLAVFYGYNENFAPNFLNGRVLPSQLGQQHEVGLKTDLFTGRLQMNLAWFDISQANVPVLSFPQTTPPTFVLVPGQTSRGFDGDITFQAARNLDLIFTFADLNADARSQANSAAPVLINPVNNVAERTLGLWARYKFTNDRLDGLSLGLGLSHLSRRAITSNNNAVVYGWLDPFTLVDLALAYERGAFRYALNIDNVFNTEYEASVRNPSILVPGMDTNLKASVTWKF
- a CDS encoding Gfo/Idh/MocA family protein: MKSPGLSRRDFLKTASLATAALSLPRLVRAQTPPPSEQLTIGLIGNGLICGHHFGVLTGRDDCRIVAVCDVNLPKARTMRDRAEKHYGANAKSGRARGIDVYQHHEDLLARDDIDVVFVTTPDHWHAAIAGAAMVAGKDVYCEKPLTLTVPEGRALVNIARRYGRVLQTGTQQRSNAAFRKAAEIVRNRLIGDIKLIRTRLGTFPPALPLPEQPVPAEFDYDRWLGPTPWRPFNEKRVLGDYGGGWRCFTEYGGRKNGDWGAHHFDIIQWALGMDASGPVEFIPRGFQGTPHQTHVYADGVRVERVDEGLKAMIEFQGTRGTVWVSRDDYLETDPPELATRALRAEDQHLYVSDNHHTDFFNCVRTRQRPIADVEIGHRSATVGHLNNIAQQLARPVRWDPAREEIIGDPVASALLDRSRRAPYGALL
- a CDS encoding DEAD/DEAH box helicase encodes the protein MLRLHLPPNLAAAAGRNAVALKVDLDLRTPPAPELLPILALLQRWCGTPTPPKFLQLTRAQLRELADATGDQPVFWENGQPTTWQHDEFIVEPISPVADLRSSSSDIHAPNPKLQTPNSKLSGSGSASPPITVDGSEHFLAMSLPSREHPAYAEIAELLKSNGFLLEPSNRKWWLRDRHKTLNFLATHGARLREEFGAQFTANFQKNTARILPAEITCEATPVGADFNVTVALRAGSASDDALRSALTASRGYVEADGKVFLLDAAKVRQLDAAQHALAGTPAGGSITRRTHRVTAARAAEAEGLLETLSPDFQPPAEWRTRSEALRQLTRLQPAPLPATLESQLRPYQRLGAAWLWHLYRHELGGILADEMGLGKTLQALALLTAVNRAAPTARTSLVVCPASLLENWRRESARFAPSLRVFVHHGAQRLAEPAAFARHDLVVTSYGTLTRDWELFTRVRFETIIADEAQHIKNRRSQNAAALRSLLARSRFLLTGTPLENSLDDLRSLFEFLLPGYVDPLPPGVRADERAWFDERLRARVAPYLLRRTKSAVAPELPAKLEQILWCELSPAQASLYRATQQRLERELFDLEAGGASEAKLRFAALTQLLRLRQICCDPRLVEWHGRPAHDHGRDARATPDAPGPQLSTLNSQLSLPPPTLNAQPSAPLSAPPPFPDSAKLDAFRELLAEAVDDGHRVLVFSQFTSLLALLREELAVQETAHCYLDGSMPPRARQAEVDRFQNSPDIPVFLISLKAGGTGLNLTAADTVVHFDPWWNPAAEAQATDRAHRIGQSRIVTSYKLIASGTVEEKVLALQEEKRALLAGVFEASDAVAAQLSLSDLKALLH